Within Mycoplasmopsis verecunda, the genomic segment CGGTAGCTGATGTCTTTTTCGGAGATGATTATCAATATTCATATAATACCGAAATAGTTAGAGCTGGATTTACATTACCAATGTCTTCTAATAATGTTCAACACGATGGAAATAATGTTCATAGTATACCGGGTTCATACATTGATTTATTCTATGAAAAAATAGCTATTGCGATGTTTCAAGCTATGGAAAATAGAAGAGGATTCTTCCATTATTTTGAAAAACCTTCTCAATTATCTGATTTTGTATACATGGCTAAGAAAAATACACAATGAGTAACATTCTGAAACATTTATCAAAATTGGTTAAAAAAACAAGATAAATAATTAATATAGCTATAAATATAAATATTTAGTAAAATATTTAACTGTAGTAAAAACATTTAAAGAAAGGAATTATATGAAACTAATTAATAAATTAATTTCATATGTAAAAGAGTTATCAACATCAGTTACTGATGAAGATGTTAAGCGTGTAAAAGAATATGTTGCTGAACTAGAAGAACTAGATTCAGAAAATATTCCTGCAATTGAATTAAAAAATCTTAACATTGACTTCGGAGAAACATTAGCTGTTGATAATGTTAGTTTTAAAATACCTGAAGGAAAATTAGTAACACTATTAGGTCCATCAGGATCAGGAAAAACAACAACACTAAATGCTATAGCTGGATTATTAACTGTTACATCAGGAAAAGTCCTTTTTAAAGGAAAAGATGTTACAGATTTCACTCCGCAAAAAAGAAAAATAGGTTTTGTTTTCCAAAACTATGCTTTGTATCCACATATGAGTGTGTATGCTAATATAGCATTCCCGTTAAAAAATGATTTAGATTGACAAAGAAAGTTCTATCTAAACAAAGAAAAAGCTAGAAACGAAATTAGAATAGTTTATCTAGAAAAACTTGGAGCAACACCTCAGGAAGTTACTGAATTAAGACAAGCTTTAAATGCTTATATTCTAATATCAGAAAAAACTTCACATAAAGTTGCTGAGTTATATGCAAAATTAGTTGATAAATATGAAAAAGCACATACTGAATATAAAATTACTTTAGTGCATGAAAATTCTGAAATTTCGTTACTGACAAAAAATGTTATTAAAACAAATTCAAAAATTCATAAAGATAGTAAAACCAAAATACATGAAATTAAAGAAAAATTTAATTCTGATAAAGCAAATAATTTACTACCTGAATTAAAACAAGCTGATATTTTAATTAATCTAGATAAAAATAAATATTGCTACAAACCATTAAAAACAAAAGAAGAAATGCAAGAAAGAATTAACGAAATTCAAGAATTCGTTAGTGAGTTATTATTGGTTGATTTTAGTAATCTAGTTTTAAAAGATAGAATTAAAATTGTTAAACTAGAAGAAAAAGCATTAAAAGTTTTAACAAGATATAAATATTTAATTAAACAAGAAGAAATATTAGCTACATATGCTGAATTAAAAACAACAACTAAAGCTAAATATCTTGAAGAAAAAGCAAACTTTAAAAATATATTAAATACAAATGCTGAGTACCAACAACTAGTTAATGATTCTAAAAAACTTCCAATTGCTGCTAAATTGA encodes:
- a CDS encoding ATP-binding cassette domain-containing protein — encoded protein: MKLINKLISYVKELSTSVTDEDVKRVKEYVAELEELDSENIPAIELKNLNIDFGETLAVDNVSFKIPEGKLVTLLGPSGSGKTTTLNAIAGLLTVTSGKVLFKGKDVTDFTPQKRKIGFVFQNYALYPHMSVYANIAFPLKNDLDWQRKFYLNKEKARNEIRIVYLEKLGATPQEVTELRQALNAYILISEKTSHKVAELYAKLVDKYEKAHTEYKITLVHENSEISLLTKNVIKTNSKIHKDSKTKIHEIKEKFNSDKANNLLPELKQADILINLDKNKYCYKPLKTKEEMQERINEIQEFVSELLLVDFSNLVLKDRIKIVKLEEKALKVLTRYKYLIKQEEILATYAELKTTTKAKYLEEKANFKNILNTNAEYQQLVNDSKKLPIAAKLIYKNLISLLETKYGLKLYLKEESKGLSANSLTDDEKSKIKEFAKQDITLKQAIHNEVMEVASRVEIVHILQKKPTRLSGGQQQRVSIARAIVKKPEILLMDEPLSNLDAKLRISTRQWIRQIQQSLGITTVFVTHDQEEAMSISDIIVCMSMAKVQQMGTPLELYNNPKNQFVARFLGMPEMGLFQSEYKNGKLTMAGVELPVKLVDSKDSITLNIGVRSEDFIIKTKNQKHMFNGKVAVIENFGKESKLVVDVEGSGKTNFLIDNTYEFKIGDDIYFDVPINKLHIFDAASEERLEYEIIK